Sequence from the Pseudomonas sp. 7SR1 genome:
CGAGTGCAGTCAATGGCTGCTGCTCGATACCTTCCTGCGCGCTCGCCTCATGCTGCGCTTGCAGATGAACCAGGTCGAAGCCCCGCGCGTACTGCTGGCGGGCACCGAAGGGCATGCCGAGTTGCAACTGCTGTGCGCCGGTGTGCTGTTGAGCGGTAGGCAACAACGCATCGAAGTGCTCGGCTGTGGGCAACCACTGGAGGAGCTCCCCTTGCTCTGCGCGGCGATCCAGCCTGCTGCGCTGGTGATTGCGGTACAGGCACCAGTGAGCCCGATCCTGGCCAAGCGGCTGCGTTCGTTGCAGATGGAAATCGCCTGTCCACTGGCCCTGACAGGGGCGGGATCGGCGGGTTCGCAGGCTGCCTTGCAAGGTATTCCGCTGTGTCTGTTGAACGAGCAGGACGCCGATGTGGCAGGGGTGCTCAGTGCCTTGATCAAGGGCACCCTGGACCTTTGATTTGCATGGCCTACCGTGGCTCCGCTACGTATAGCCCGCCAGTATTGCTCCTCCTGGCCCGAAAAAAGATCGTAGGCCTGCACGCCTTGCCAGCGGATATCTGGGTGGCGATCACTACGACGCTGGTTCTTGCCATGGAAAAAATGATGGTAAAGTGATGGCGTTGTCTGAGGGTCAATCGAGCTACGCTGGACGTTTTCAAGAGCCAATTCGAGCAAGGAAGCCAAATGAATCAAAATGCATCCGCCACTGAATTCCAGCTACCTGAGCGCATAGGTATCGCAGCTGACCTGTGTTTTTCAGTTTCAGATCATGTTGGCTACCTGGCGGATTGTCTGCTCGTTCATGACGAAGTCGTGATTCCACTCGACGCTGCGGTATTGAACCGACTGGAGGCAGCTTTTGATACGGGCCCCCTCCATCTGCTGATACAGAAAAAACGTATTCGTTTTTGCCCGTCCTACTCGTTAAGTCATGCAAACGGCGTCGAGCCGCAAACGTATGATCGCGATCGATTTTTCGCCAGTGTCCGCGACAGGGACATGCATAAGCATGGCAGTGATCGCGATGCGCTGTTCAAGGACATAGAAGACACGTTCGTTGACCCGATTGGATTCAACTACTCGACCTGGTTGCCAGCCAGGGATGTCATTGAAGATGCCTTCGCTTATTACGCAGGGCGTCCAGGTTATGAGTTTCTCTTTCCCAGCGCGCGGTACTATCTGAGTGGTGCAATAACCGGGGTCGCCAGAATGAATGACCTGATGCTGGCCGGGGTCCCCTCCATGGAAATGGATCTGGAGTTACCTCAGTTATTGGAATTGTGCTACCCCATCAAACGATTGAAAGGCGCCTCCCCAGAAGCTGACCATTTCGCGGCAAAGGGTGTAATCGAGCAACTTCATAAGGTTCAGAATCTTCCAACGTTTGAAAAGCTCGCTTCAAGTTCACTCAGGCGAGAAGAGGAAATCAAAGACATCGTGGACATCATCTTGAGTGATGAAGCCCACGACCTGAAGTCTTGGCTGGCAAGAAATCTGAAAGCCGATCTTGATGTACGTGCAGCCTATGATTCGGCTGAAAAGCGGCTGCCGTCCAAAAAGTCATGGACGAATTGGGTCAGGTTCGGGATGTCCACCGGCGTCGGTACGGTTGCCGGTTTGTTCCTGGCTGGACCACCAGGTGCCATAGCGGGGGCAGCGATAGGAGCAGCAGATCTGGCCGGAGGTGAAAAAGCAGTCGCTCTTTTTGATGGCTATCACCCTAAATTATGGCTATCGCACATACAACGAACCGGGCTACTGAAAAAAATCTGATCCCGATCGCATCGGGTGCGTATGCCTTGAGCAAACGCCTCCAGCAATGACAGGCGAAAGTTCATGTTTGCCTGCAAGCAGCGTTCGCGCACCGTAGCCGGACGCTACCGTCCTACCTCAGACGTCCTCGACCAGCCACAGGTCGTTTCTGGAATATCGAGGCGCCCAGCTAAGGGGCAGTGTGCTGATGACCTGCTGACGCCGATGGATTCTCATGAGTGACCCAATGGAACGCATACCCTTGGCGCAGCAGGTGCCTCGCCCGCAGCTGGGGATTGTCCTGTGCCTGCTGTCGATGATGATATTCGCGTTCCAGGACGCGATCACCAAGGTCATGGTGAGGGACCTTCCGGTCACCCAACTGGTGATGGTCAGGTATTGGGCCTTCCTCGCGTTCGCCATCGTCTACAGCCTTTGCAAGGGTGGTTTGCGCGCCGCGTCCAGAACCCGTCACCCTTATCTGCAGGTCATCCGCGCGCTGATCGGCATTGGCGAGATCGCCTTGTTCGGCATCGGCCTGCGTTATCTGGGACTGGCGCAAACCCACGCACTCTTTGCGGTATTCCCGTTGATGACGTTGGCTTTGGCCGGCATTTTCCTGAAGGAATTCGTCGGAATCCGCCGATGGCTGGCGGCAGCGGTAGGCTTTGCCGGCACCCTGGTCATCCTGCGCCCGGGTAGCGGGGTATTCGAGCTGGCGGCGCTTATTCCCCTGATTGCAGCGCTGTGCTTCGCTGTTTTCAACGTCCTGACGCGAAGAATCAGCCAGGGCGACGCCTTCGCCACCAACATGCTCTATATGGGGTTGGTGGGAGCGGCCGCCATCACGCTGGTGGGATTTCCCGGCTGGGTCGCGCCAAATCCGTTGCAATGGGCATTGCTGGGCGTCCTTTCGATCACCGGCGTCGTGGCCCAGCTGCTACTGTTCCAGGCCCTGCGCTATGCGACGGCTTCTACTTTGCAGCCTTTCAATTACACGCTGCTGGTGTTCGCTACGCTCATTGGATTGTTGTTCTTTGGCGAGCTTCCCGATATCTGGACGGTGACAGGAGGCTGCATGGTCATTGCGGCCGGCTTGTACGCGGCGCGGGTCGCGAGGTAAAGCCCAGGCGAGGGGAGAGAGCCTAGAGATGATGGCCTTTTGATTTCAGCTGGATCCGGCTAGAATTCGTGCCCCTCTCAGTGAGCGGCATGTAGAAATTCACGCAAGGAAGTTGATATGCAATTTGCAAAAGCCATAGGCCTCGCCTTGGCCCTGAGCCTCAGTGGATGCGCCAGTTTCACCAAAGATGAAGTCGCACCCGTGAACCTGCCTTCAATGGCCAGCTACTCGAACAAGCCAAACGTTTATGTCGACTTCGATTTCTATCAAGGCGAACCTGGCAATGCCAAGGCCACCGAGGTGCCACAGGCGCGTGACATGCTCAAGCCCGAGCTGAAACGAACCTTCGATGAATCGGGGCTCTTCGGGCGGGTGGTCTTCGACGAGTTCCAGAAGCAACCAGGCGACTACAGCCTTCGACTGAAGGTCTATAACCATGCGCCAGGCGGCGGACAGCTGGTATTGGCGTTCATCAGTGGTTTCACACTGGGTGTGATACCCGCGGTAGGAACCGACCAGTACACCATGAGCCTTGAAACCCTGGACGATCAAGGACAGCCCCTGGCCAAGTCCAGCAATCATGATGCGATCAATACCTGGATCGGCATCTGGTTCCTGCCGCTGGCAGGCAACACGCCCAAGGCTGCGGTCACCGATACCTTCAACCGGCAGGTCAATGCGCTGTTGAAGAACTGGGTCGACACCAACCGCATGAAATACTCCGCTGTCGACACCCGCATTCCAAGGGGCTGACACTGATGAAAAAAAGAGCCGCAATCGCGGCTCTTTTCTTTATTACTTCAACGCTTGAGTGAACTGTGGGTCGCTGTACAGGCTCTTGAGAAGATCGTGCACCATCGGGTTGTAATTGTTCGCGGCTGCCGGAATGGCGATTGCGCCAATGAAACTACTGTCCCATTCACGTTGCACGTCCTTGGTGGACTCGTACAACACCTGATCACCTTTACGCAGCGTGAAGCGTGCCGCCAGTTGCCCGTGCCCAGTGCCCATGCCTGCGGTCAGCTGACTCTTGACCAGCTGAACCTGCAGCTGCCG
This genomic interval carries:
- a CDS encoding MerR family transcriptional regulator — encoded protein: MTQTPSPDLLPMRDVVSLTGINPVTLRAWERRHGLIRPQRTDGGHRLYTPDDVQRIRDILRWTSDGLPISKVGEMLQGERDEPPRQLNAIQDWRAAVLRATKAFDIQALEETYQQLFTLLPRATALREVLMPAWHELSSGSAFGECSQWLLLDTFLRARLMLRLQMNQVEAPRVLLAGTEGHAELQLLCAGVLLSGRQQRIEVLGCGQPLEELPLLCAAIQPAALVIAVQAPVSPILAKRLRSLQMEIACPLALTGAGSAGSQAALQGIPLCLLNEQDADVAGVLSALIKGTLDL
- a CDS encoding DMT family transporter, whose product is MSDPMERIPLAQQVPRPQLGIVLCLLSMMIFAFQDAITKVMVRDLPVTQLVMVRYWAFLAFAIVYSLCKGGLRAASRTRHPYLQVIRALIGIGEIALFGIGLRYLGLAQTHALFAVFPLMTLALAGIFLKEFVGIRRWLAAAVGFAGTLVILRPGSGVFELAALIPLIAALCFAVFNVLTRRISQGDAFATNMLYMGLVGAAAITLVGFPGWVAPNPLQWALLGVLSITGVVAQLLLFQALRYATASTLQPFNYTLLVFATLIGLLFFGELPDIWTVTGGCMVIAAGLYAARVAR